From a single Arcobacter sp. CECT 8986 genomic region:
- a CDS encoding MoaD/ThiS family protein: MVEVEFLGPINKDKVTLEITNLSQLSEVLKKDSEISNWLDKFAVAVNDTLVSSKDVELKDGDKISLLPPVCGG, from the coding sequence ATGGTTGAAGTAGAATTTTTAGGGCCAATAAATAAAGATAAAGTAACTTTAGAAATCACAAACTTATCTCAACTAAGTGAAGTATTAAAAAAAGATAGTGAAATTAGCAATTGGCTAGATAAATTTGCAGTTGCAGTAAATGATACTTTAGTATCTTCAAAAGATGTAGAACTAAAAGATGGAGATAAAATATCATTGCTTCCTCCTGTTTGTGGTGGTTGA
- a CDS encoding undecaprenyl-diphosphate phosphatase, whose translation MTILDSIILGIIEGFTEFLPISSTGHLIVASHFLNIEQTSINKAYEVIIQFAAILAVILNYPDKFTFKHVNLWIKIFIAFLPIAIIGFIFSSYIKELFSVQVAATMFIVGGIVFLIVEKFYDEKNHTVSNVENVTFKQSFYIGLAQIFALIPGTSRAGSTIIGAMLVGLNRKASAEFSFLLAFPVMCATTGYDLLKHHDELLHTTNLTNLAIGFVVAFLVAYLTIKLFLKFLEKFTFVSFGVYRILFGIFLLVIFNNNIN comes from the coding sequence ATGACTATACTTGATTCTATTATTCTTGGTATTATTGAAGGTTTTACTGAATTTTTACCAATTTCATCTACTGGACATCTAATTGTTGCAAGTCATTTTTTAAATATTGAGCAAACATCAATTAATAAAGCTTATGAAGTTATTATACAATTTGCAGCAATTCTTGCTGTAATTCTTAACTATCCAGATAAATTTACTTTCAAACATGTTAATTTATGGATTAAAATATTTATTGCATTTTTACCAATTGCAATTATTGGATTTATATTTTCTTCATATATAAAAGAGCTTTTTTCAGTACAAGTTGCAGCAACCATGTTTATAGTTGGTGGTATTGTATTTTTAATAGTTGAGAAATTTTATGATGAAAAAAATCACACAGTATCAAATGTAGAAAATGTAACATTTAAACAATCTTTTTATATTGGTTTAGCACAAATTTTTGCATTAATTCCTGGTACTAGTAGAGCAGGTTCTACAATTATTGGAGCTATGCTAGTAGGATTAAATAGAAAAGCAAGTGCAGAATTCTCTTTTTTACTTGCTTTTCCAGTAATGTGTGCAACAACTGGATACGATTTATTAAAGCACCATGATGAGTTATTACATACTACAAACCTAACTAACCTAGCAATTGGATTTGTAGTTGCCTTTTTAGTTGCTTACCTAACAATAAAACTCTTCTTAAAATTTTTAGAAAAATTTACATTCGTTAGTTTTGGTGTGTATAGAATACTTTTTGGAATATTTTTATTGGTTATTTTCAACAATAATATCAACTAA
- the hisJ gene encoding histidinol-phosphatase HisJ — translation MRVDLHNHTILCNHANGSVEEYIKKAIELGIDFYGFTEHAPMDFDYKYRMSIQEKEFYETTIKFYKEKYKESINILLGYEVDFMQSVKIMDEILDSKVDYLIGSVHFLESKNEDSPWGFDNPEFIGKYKTKNIDDIWIDYFDAIEKLAKMNKFDIVGHFDLIKVFKYLPKKDIKLLALNALKQIKKSNMVVEVNAAGYRKPIAEQYPSKDILELCFELDIPITFSSDAHEVEQIGYKYDEVISLVKSVGYKKCAIFENKQKELIDIF, via the coding sequence ATGAGAGTAGACTTACATAATCACACAATATTATGTAATCATGCAAATGGAAGTGTTGAAGAGTATATTAAAAAAGCAATAGAATTAGGTATTGACTTTTATGGATTTACAGAGCATGCACCAATGGATTTTGATTATAAATATAGAATGTCAATACAAGAAAAAGAATTTTATGAAACAACTATTAAGTTTTATAAAGAAAAATACAAAGAGAGTATAAATATATTACTTGGCTATGAAGTTGATTTTATGCAAAGTGTAAAAATTATGGATGAAATTTTAGATTCTAAAGTTGATTATCTAATAGGTTCTGTTCACTTTTTAGAGAGTAAAAATGAAGATTCACCTTGGGGTTTTGATAATCCAGAGTTTATAGGAAAATATAAAACTAAAAATATTGATGATATCTGGATAGATTATTTTGATGCAATAGAAAAATTAGCAAAAATGAATAAATTTGATATTGTAGGACACTTTGATTTAATAAAAGTGTTTAAATATTTGCCTAAAAAAGATATTAAATTACTTGCTTTAAATGCATTAAAACAGATTAAAAAATCAAATATGGTAGTTGAAGTAAATGCAGCAGGTTATAGAAAACCAATAGCTGAACAATATCCATCAAAAGATATATTAGAACTTTGTTTTGAACTTGATATTCCAATTACTTTTAGTTCAGATGCCCACGAAGTAGAGCAAATTGGATATAAATATGATGAGGTGATATCCTTAGTTAAAAGTGTAGGTTATAAAAAATGTGCAATTTTTGAGAATAAACAAAAAGAATTAATTGACATATTTTAA
- a CDS encoding MqnA/MqnD/SBP family protein, whose protein sequence is MKFAKIDFINLLPVTVYMKKNIKSNQIKAIIEYKKSYPSAINKKFKSRVVESAFISSIASRGEKALDYGIIARKEVKSVLIVPGEKYEKDFQSDTSNALAKVLNLNGKVIIGDKALKFYHENDKDSFIDLAKAWQDKYNLPFVFARLAYNKNEAILKKTMKGFNKRHIKIPQYILEQYERRSGINRKDILEYLKGIDYDINLKEKRALKLFFKLAKQKGI, encoded by the coding sequence ATGAAGTTTGCAAAAATAGATTTTATTAATTTATTACCTGTAACTGTATACATGAAAAAAAATATAAAATCTAATCAAATAAAAGCAATAATAGAGTATAAAAAATCATACCCTTCTGCAATAAATAAAAAATTTAAAAGTAGAGTTGTAGAGTCTGCATTTATCTCTTCAATAGCATCAAGAGGTGAAAAAGCCTTAGATTATGGAATAATTGCAAGAAAAGAAGTTAAATCAGTATTAATTGTACCTGGTGAAAAATATGAAAAAGATTTTCAAAGTGATACTTCTAATGCACTAGCAAAAGTACTAAATCTAAATGGTAAAGTTATAATAGGAGATAAAGCATTAAAATTTTATCACGAAAATGACAAAGATAGTTTTATTGATTTAGCAAAAGCATGGCAAGATAAATATAATCTTCCTTTTGTATTTGCAAGATTAGCATATAACAAAAACGAAGCAATATTGAAAAAAACAATGAAAGGTTTTAATAAAAGACATATTAAAATACCTCAATACATACTAGAACAATATGAAAGACGTTCAGGTATAAATAGAAAAGATATATTAGAATACCTAAAAGGTATAGATTATGATATTAACTTAAAAGAGAAAAGAGCATTAAAGCTATTTTTTAAATTAGCTAAACAAAAAGGGATTTAA
- a CDS encoding UDP-N-acetylglucosamine--N-acetylmuramyl-(pentapeptide) pyrophosphoryl-undecaprenol N-acetylglucosamine transferase translates to MKGRVVITGGGTGGHLKVAKAFIDEFYKRGTPAIFIGSTSGQDRAWFENDKKLKKAIFLDTKGVVNKNLLGKIGSLFKIGKEVNHCLDIFDTADVQTVISVGGFSAAPATFAAILSYGCKLYIHEQNSKMGKLNEITSKFATEVFSSYLEKSKVKDYPVSSEFFDNARMREKIETIIFLGGSQGAVAINNFALSVAKKLNDLGIKIIHQTGKNDFQRVKQEYERLEIEADVFDFTSDIAKKMSEADFAISRSGASTLWELTANALPCLFVPYPYAAKDHQYYNAKFLKDKKLCFVCREKNLTPQVIDKVLTCDVHSISKGLVDSIGCDAIETLVDIIVENNQ, encoded by the coding sequence ATGAAAGGTAGAGTTGTTATAACAGGTGGCGGAACAGGAGGTCATCTAAAAGTTGCTAAAGCTTTTATTGATGAATTTTATAAAAGAGGAACACCTGCAATTTTTATTGGATCTACTTCAGGACAAGATAGAGCTTGGTTTGAAAATGATAAGAAACTAAAAAAAGCAATTTTTTTAGATACAAAAGGTGTAGTAAATAAAAATCTTTTAGGGAAAATTGGTTCTTTATTTAAAATAGGTAAAGAAGTAAATCACTGTTTAGATATATTTGATACTGCTGATGTTCAAACAGTTATATCCGTTGGTGGTTTTTCTGCTGCTCCTGCAACATTTGCTGCTATTTTATCTTATGGTTGTAAGTTGTATATTCATGAACAAAACTCAAAAATGGGTAAATTAAATGAAATAACAAGTAAATTTGCAACTGAAGTATTCTCCTCTTATTTAGAAAAATCAAAAGTTAAAGATTATCCAGTATCTTCTGAGTTTTTTGATAATGCTAGAATGAGAGAAAAAATTGAAACTATTATTTTCTTAGGTGGTTCACAAGGTGCAGTTGCAATAAATAATTTTGCATTGAGTGTTGCTAAAAAATTAAATGATTTAGGTATTAAAATAATACATCAAACAGGTAAAAATGATTTCCAAAGAGTAAAACAAGAGTATGAGAGATTAGAAATAGAAGCAGATGTTTTTGATTTTACAAGTGATATTGCTAAAAAAATGAGTGAAGCCGATTTTGCAATTAGTAGAAGTGGTGCTTCTACTCTTTGGGAATTAACAGCAAATGCTTTACCATGTTTATTTGTGCCATATCCATATGCAGCAAAAGATCATCAGTACTATAATGCAAAATTTTTAAAAGATAAAAAGTTATGTTTTGTTTGTAGAGAAAAGAATTTAACACCACAAGTTATTGATAAAGTTCTAACTTGTGATGTGCATTCTATTAGTAAAGGGCTTGTTGATTCTATTGGTTGTGATGCAATAGAAACTTTAGTTGATATTATTGTTGAAAATAACCAATAA
- a CDS encoding GGDEF domain-containing response regulator: MKKILIIEDSKSIASTLSLMIKEQFGYKTVLGSSVKECAKILLEHKGRFDVALLDLGLPDSTHGEIVDFVTKFNIPIIILTASTLIEDDIKNRSLNIVDYVIKDGIYSFKYALSVIQRVINNKAVKVLVVDDSKTFLETTKKLMERYRLTVFTAKNGKEALDVLNEHQDIKLLLTDYYMPIIDGLELVRTLRKKYNKDELSIIVTSASKEKKTASKFLKYGANDFLYKGFTQEELFVRISANIELLELFEQLRQKANTDYLTNLYNRRYFFEQGTKILESSKRKNQPCAVALIDIDKFKMINDEYGHDIGDIAIKEVSIILNRFLYNHELVARLGGEEFCILFDNCDEKETMIKLELIREEFEKNVIDLGVIKLKFTVSIGCSFNSNSSLDKMLQEADKNLYSAKDSGRNQIRYRK; the protein is encoded by the coding sequence ATGAAAAAAATTCTTATAATTGAAGATAGTAAATCAATTGCAAGTACTTTAAGTCTTATGATAAAAGAGCAGTTTGGATATAAAACTGTTCTTGGCTCTTCTGTAAAAGAGTGTGCAAAAATTTTATTAGAGCATAAAGGTAGATTTGATGTTGCTTTATTGGATTTAGGCTTACCTGATTCTACACATGGTGAAATAGTAGATTTTGTTACAAAATTTAATATACCAATAATTATCCTAACTGCTTCAACTTTGATTGAAGATGATATTAAAAATAGAAGTTTAAATATTGTTGATTATGTTATTAAAGATGGCATTTACTCTTTTAAATATGCACTTTCTGTAATACAAAGAGTTATAAATAATAAAGCTGTGAAAGTTTTAGTTGTTGATGATTCAAAAACATTTTTAGAAACTACAAAAAAACTTATGGAAAGATATAGACTTACAGTTTTTACTGCTAAAAATGGAAAAGAAGCATTAGATGTATTAAATGAACATCAAGATATAAAACTTTTATTAACAGATTATTATATGCCAATAATTGATGGCTTAGAGCTTGTACGAACACTTAGAAAAAAATACAATAAAGATGAATTATCAATTATAGTTACTTCTGCTTCAAAAGAGAAAAAAACAGCTTCGAAATTTTTAAAATACGGTGCAAATGATTTTTTATATAAAGGATTTACCCAAGAAGAACTCTTTGTAAGAATTAGTGCAAATATTGAATTGTTAGAATTATTTGAGCAACTTAGACAAAAAGCAAATACAGATTATTTGACAAATCTTTATAATAGAAGATACTTTTTTGAGCAAGGAACAAAAATATTAGAATCTTCAAAAAGAAAAAATCAACCATGTGCAGTTGCTTTAATTGATATTGATAAATTTAAAATGATTAATGATGAGTATGGACATGATATAGGTGATATTGCTATAAAAGAAGTGTCTATTATATTGAACAGATTTTTATATAATCATGAATTAGTTGCAAGATTAGGCGGAGAAGAGTTTTGTATTCTTTTTGATAATTGTGATGAAAAAGAGACAATGATTAAATTAGAGCTTATAAGAGAAGAGTTTGAAAAAAATGTAATTGATTTAGGTGTTATAAAATTAAAATTTACAGTTTCTATTGGATGTAGTTTTAATTCAAATTCTTCTTTAGATAAGATGTTGCAAGAAGCTGATAAAAATTTATATAGTGCAAAAGATTCTGGTAGAAATCAAATAAGGTATAGAAAATGA
- a CDS encoding molybdopterin synthase catalytic subunit: MEKLQLFDGSLPVEQITNDWYNHFKSSNYGAIITFVGVVRDEDNIDGLSFDIYEPILNSWFESWQKKANEKNAIVLMAHSRGDVLNHESSYIAAVCSPKRRVALEMIDEFVEDFKANAPIWKYDIKDSKRVYAEDRSTPITGAGILS, from the coding sequence ATGGAAAAATTACAATTATTTGATGGTAGTTTACCAGTAGAACAAATTACAAATGATTGGTACAATCACTTTAAAAGTTCAAACTATGGTGCAATTATTACTTTTGTTGGTGTTGTAAGAGATGAAGATAATATAGATGGCTTATCTTTTGATATTTATGAGCCTATTTTAAATTCTTGGTTTGAATCTTGGCAAAAAAAAGCAAATGAAAAGAATGCAATTGTTCTTATGGCTCATAGTAGAGGTGATGTATTAAATCATGAAAGCTCTTATATTGCAGCTGTATGTTCTCCTAAAAGAAGAGTTGCATTAGAAATGATAGATGAGTTTGTTGAAGACTTTAAAGCAAATGCTCCAATTTGGAAGTATGATATAAAAGATTCAAAAAGAGTTTATGCTGAAGATAGAAGTACTCCAATTACTGGAGCAGGAATCTTAAGTTAA